One genomic segment of Macaca fascicularis isolate 582-1 chromosome 19, T2T-MFA8v1.1 includes these proteins:
- the CD209 gene encoding CD209 antigen isoform X1: MSDSKEPRAQPLGLLEEEELITSSMNFFPRDFGFRQTRGYKSLAGCLGHAPLVLPLLFFTLFTGLLVAILVQVSKNPSSQRLDQSKQDEISQDLSQLKAAVERLCRPCPWEWTFFQGNCYFISNSQRNWHDSITACQEVGAQLVVIKSAEEQNFLQLQSSRSNRFAWMGLSDLNQEDTWQWVDDSPLSTSFKQYWNRGEPNNIGEEDCVEFNGNGWNDDKCSAAKFWICKKSAASCSRDEGQLLSSASASPIAHAA, from the exons ATGAGTGACTCCAAGGAACCAAGGGCGCAGCCGCTGGGCCTCCTGG AAGAGGAAGAGCTGATAACTAGCAGTATGAATTTTTTTCCAAGAGACTTTGGATTCCGACAGACTCGAGGCTACAAGAGCTTAGCAG GGTGTCTGGGCCACGCACCCCTGGTGCTGCCGCTCCTCTTCTTCACACTCTTCACTGGGCTGCTGGTGGCCATCCTTGTCCAAG TCTCCAAGAACCCCAGCTCCCAGAGGCTGGATCAGTCCAAGCAGGACGAGATCTCCCAGGACCTGTCCCAGCTGAAGGCTGCTGTGG AACGCCTGTGCCGCCCCTGTCCCTGGGAGTGGACATTCTTCCAAGGAAACTGTTACTTCATATCGAACTCCCAGCGGAACTGGCACGACTCCATCACCGCCTGCCAGGAGGTGGGGGCCCAGCTCGTCGTAATCAAAAGTGCTGAGGAGCAG AACTTCCTACAGCTGCAGTCTTCCAGAAGTAACCGCTTCGCCTGGATGGGACTTTCAGATCTAAATCAGGAAGACACGTGGCAATGGGTGGACGACTCACCTCTGTCAACCAG CTTCAAGCAATATTGGAACAGAGGAGAGCCCAACAATATCGGGGAGGAAGACTGTGTGGAATTTAATGGCAATGGCTGGAATGACGACAAATGCAGTGCTGCCAAATTCTGGATCTGCAAAAAGTCTGCAGCCTCCTGCTCCAGAGATGAAGGGCAGcttctctcctcagcctctgcaTCCCCGATTGCCCATGCGGCATAG
- the CD209 gene encoding CD209 antigen isoform X2: MSDSKEPRAQPLGLLGCLGHAPLVLPLLFFTLFTGLLVAILVQVSKNPSSQRLDQSKQDEISQDLSQLKAAVERLCRPCPWEWTFFQGNCYFISNSQRNWHDSITACQEVGAQLVVIKSAEEQNFLQLQSSRSNRFAWMGLSDLNQEDTWQWVDDSPLSTSFKQYWNRGEPNNIGEEDCVEFNGNGWNDDKCSAAKFWICKKSAASCSRDEGQLLSSASASPIAHAA, encoded by the exons ATGAGTGACTCCAAGGAACCAAGGGCGCAGCCGCTGGGCCTCCTGG GGTGTCTGGGCCACGCACCCCTGGTGCTGCCGCTCCTCTTCTTCACACTCTTCACTGGGCTGCTGGTGGCCATCCTTGTCCAAG TCTCCAAGAACCCCAGCTCCCAGAGGCTGGATCAGTCCAAGCAGGACGAGATCTCCCAGGACCTGTCCCAGCTGAAGGCTGCTGTGG AACGCCTGTGCCGCCCCTGTCCCTGGGAGTGGACATTCTTCCAAGGAAACTGTTACTTCATATCGAACTCCCAGCGGAACTGGCACGACTCCATCACCGCCTGCCAGGAGGTGGGGGCCCAGCTCGTCGTAATCAAAAGTGCTGAGGAGCAG AACTTCCTACAGCTGCAGTCTTCCAGAAGTAACCGCTTCGCCTGGATGGGACTTTCAGATCTAAATCAGGAAGACACGTGGCAATGGGTGGACGACTCACCTCTGTCAACCAG CTTCAAGCAATATTGGAACAGAGGAGAGCCCAACAATATCGGGGAGGAAGACTGTGTGGAATTTAATGGCAATGGCTGGAATGACGACAAATGCAGTGCTGCCAAATTCTGGATCTGCAAAAAGTCTGCAGCCTCCTGCTCCAGAGATGAAGGGCAGcttctctcctcagcctctgcaTCCCCGATTGCCCATGCGGCATAG
- the LOC102121984 gene encoding CD209 antigen isoform X1, translating to MSDSKEPRLQQLDLLEEEQLGGVGFRQTRGYKSLAGCLGHGPLVLQLLSFTLLAGLLVQVSKVPSSLSQGQSKQDAIYQNLTQLKVAVSELSEKSKQQEIYQELTRLKAAVGELPEKSKQQEIYEELTRLKAAVGELPEKSKLQEIYQELTRLKAAVGELPEKSKQQEIYQELSRLKAAVGDLPEKSKQQEIYQKLTQLKAAVDGLPDRSKQQEIYQELIQLKAAVDLEGWTDTGIWTTSSEPSPDRPPPTERLCHPCPWEWTFFQGNCYFMSNSQRNWHDSITACQEVGAQLVVIKSAEEQNFLQLQSSRSNRFTWMGLSDLNHEGTWQWVDGSPLLPSFKQYWNKGEPNNVGEEDCAEFSGNGWNDDKCNLAKFWICKKSAASCSGDEERLLSPAPTTPNPPPE from the exons ATGAGTGACTCCAAAGAACCAAGACTGCAGCAGCTGGACCTCCTGG AGGAGGAACAGCTGGGAGGCGTCGGATTCCGACAGACTCGAGGCTACAAGAGCTTAGCAG GGTGTCTTGGCCATGGCCCCCTGGTGCTGCAACTCCTCTCCTTCACGCTCTTGGCTGGGCTCCTTGTCCAAG TGTCCAAAGTCCCTAGCTCCCTAAGTCAGGGACAATCCAAACAAGATGCGATCTACCAGAATCTGACCCAGCTTAAAGTTGCAGTCAGTGAGCTCTCAGAGAAATCCAAGCAGCAGGAGATCTACCAGGAGCTGACCCGGCTGAAGGCTGCAGTGGGTGAGCTTCCAGAGAAATCCAAGCAGCAGGAGATCTACGAGGAGCTGACCcggctcaaggctgcagtgggtgaGCTTCCAGAGAAATCCAAGCTGCAGGAGATCTACCAGGAGCTGACCCGGCTGAAGGCTGCAGTGGGTGAGCTTCCAGAGAAATCTAAGCAGCAGGAGATCTACCAGGAGCTATCCCGGCTGAAGGCTGCAGTGGGTGATCTCCCAGAGAAATCCAAGCAGCAGGAGATCTACCAAAAGCTGACCCAGCTGAAGGCTGCAGTCGATGGGTTGCCAGACAGGTCCAAGCAACAGGAGATCTACCAGGAGCTGATCCAGCTGAAGGCTGCAGTGG ACCTTGAAGGCTGGACAGATACAGGAATATGGACAACCTCATCTGAGCCCAGCCCTGACCGGCCTCCCCCAACAGAACGCCTGTGCCACCCCTGTCCCTGGGAGTGGACATTCTTCCAAGGAAACTGTTATTTCATGTCTAACTCCCAGCGGAACTGGCACGACTCCATCACCGCCTGCCAGGAGGTGGGGGCCCAGCTCGTCGTAATCAAAAGTGCTGAGGAGCAG AACTTCCTGCAGCTGCAGTCTTCCAGAAGTAACCGCTTCACCTGGATGGGACTTTCAGACCTAAATCACGAAGGCACATGGCAATGGGTGGATGGCtcacctctgttgcccag CTTCAAGCAGTATTGGAACAAAGGAGAGCCCAACAATGTTGGGGAGGAAGACTGTGCGGAATTTAGTGGCAATGGCTGGAACGATGACAAATGCAATCTTGCCAAATTCTGGATCTGCAAAAAGTCAGCGGCCTCCTGCTCCGGGGATGAAGAACGGTTGCTCTCCCCAGCCCCTACCACCCCAAACCCCCCTCCTGAGTAG
- the LOC102121984 gene encoding CD209 antigen isoform X2 — protein sequence MSDSKEPRLQQLDLLEEEQLGGVGFRQTRGYKSLAGCLGHGPLVLQLLSFTLLAGLLVQVSKVPSSLSQGQSKQDAIYQNLTQLKVAVSELSEKSKQQEIYQELTRLKAAVGELPEKSKQQEIYEELTRLKAAVGELPEKSKLQEIYQELTRLKAAVGELPEKSKQQEIYQELSRLKAAVGDLPEKSKQQEIYQKLTQLKAAVDGLPDRSKQQEIYQELIQLKAAVERLCHPCPWEWTFFQGNCYFMSNSQRNWHDSITACQEVGAQLVVIKSAEEQNFLQLQSSRSNRFTWMGLSDLNHEGTWQWVDGSPLLPSFKQYWNKGEPNNVGEEDCAEFSGNGWNDDKCNLAKFWICKKSAASCSGDEERLLSPAPTTPNPPPE from the exons ATGAGTGACTCCAAAGAACCAAGACTGCAGCAGCTGGACCTCCTGG AGGAGGAACAGCTGGGAGGCGTCGGATTCCGACAGACTCGAGGCTACAAGAGCTTAGCAG GGTGTCTTGGCCATGGCCCCCTGGTGCTGCAACTCCTCTCCTTCACGCTCTTGGCTGGGCTCCTTGTCCAAG TGTCCAAAGTCCCTAGCTCCCTAAGTCAGGGACAATCCAAACAAGATGCGATCTACCAGAATCTGACCCAGCTTAAAGTTGCAGTCAGTGAGCTCTCAGAGAAATCCAAGCAGCAGGAGATCTACCAGGAGCTGACCCGGCTGAAGGCTGCAGTGGGTGAGCTTCCAGAGAAATCCAAGCAGCAGGAGATCTACGAGGAGCTGACCcggctcaaggctgcagtgggtgaGCTTCCAGAGAAATCCAAGCTGCAGGAGATCTACCAGGAGCTGACCCGGCTGAAGGCTGCAGTGGGTGAGCTTCCAGAGAAATCTAAGCAGCAGGAGATCTACCAGGAGCTATCCCGGCTGAAGGCTGCAGTGGGTGATCTCCCAGAGAAATCCAAGCAGCAGGAGATCTACCAAAAGCTGACCCAGCTGAAGGCTGCAGTCGATGGGTTGCCAGACAGGTCCAAGCAACAGGAGATCTACCAGGAGCTGATCCAGCTGAAGGCTGCAGTGG AACGCCTGTGCCACCCCTGTCCCTGGGAGTGGACATTCTTCCAAGGAAACTGTTATTTCATGTCTAACTCCCAGCGGAACTGGCACGACTCCATCACCGCCTGCCAGGAGGTGGGGGCCCAGCTCGTCGTAATCAAAAGTGCTGAGGAGCAG AACTTCCTGCAGCTGCAGTCTTCCAGAAGTAACCGCTTCACCTGGATGGGACTTTCAGACCTAAATCACGAAGGCACATGGCAATGGGTGGATGGCtcacctctgttgcccag CTTCAAGCAGTATTGGAACAAAGGAGAGCCCAACAATGTTGGGGAGGAAGACTGTGCGGAATTTAGTGGCAATGGCTGGAACGATGACAAATGCAATCTTGCCAAATTCTGGATCTGCAAAAAGTCAGCGGCCTCCTGCTCCGGGGATGAAGAACGGTTGCTCTCCCCAGCCCCTACCACCCCAAACCCCCCTCCTGAGTAG
- the LOC102121984 gene encoding CD209 antigen isoform X3 — protein MSDSKEPRLQQLDLLEEEQLGGVGFRQTRGYKSLAGCLGHGPLVLQLLSFTLLAGLLVQVSKVPSSLSQGQSKQDAIYQNLTQLKVAVSELSEKSKQQEIYQELTRLKAAVGELPEKSKQQEIYEELTRLKAAVGELPEKSKLQEIYQELTRLKAAVGELPEKSKQQEIYQELSRLKAAVGDLPEKSKQQEIYQKLTQLKAAVDGLPDRSKQQEIYQELIQLKAAVDLEGWTDTGIWTTSSEPSPDRPPPTERLCHPCPWEWTFFQGNCYFMSNSQRNWHDSITACQEVGAQLVVIKSAEEQNFLQLQSSRSNRFTWMGLSDLNHEGTWQWVDGSPLLPRWSPPKDRF, from the exons ATGAGTGACTCCAAAGAACCAAGACTGCAGCAGCTGGACCTCCTGG AGGAGGAACAGCTGGGAGGCGTCGGATTCCGACAGACTCGAGGCTACAAGAGCTTAGCAG GGTGTCTTGGCCATGGCCCCCTGGTGCTGCAACTCCTCTCCTTCACGCTCTTGGCTGGGCTCCTTGTCCAAG TGTCCAAAGTCCCTAGCTCCCTAAGTCAGGGACAATCCAAACAAGATGCGATCTACCAGAATCTGACCCAGCTTAAAGTTGCAGTCAGTGAGCTCTCAGAGAAATCCAAGCAGCAGGAGATCTACCAGGAGCTGACCCGGCTGAAGGCTGCAGTGGGTGAGCTTCCAGAGAAATCCAAGCAGCAGGAGATCTACGAGGAGCTGACCcggctcaaggctgcagtgggtgaGCTTCCAGAGAAATCCAAGCTGCAGGAGATCTACCAGGAGCTGACCCGGCTGAAGGCTGCAGTGGGTGAGCTTCCAGAGAAATCTAAGCAGCAGGAGATCTACCAGGAGCTATCCCGGCTGAAGGCTGCAGTGGGTGATCTCCCAGAGAAATCCAAGCAGCAGGAGATCTACCAAAAGCTGACCCAGCTGAAGGCTGCAGTCGATGGGTTGCCAGACAGGTCCAAGCAACAGGAGATCTACCAGGAGCTGATCCAGCTGAAGGCTGCAGTGG ACCTTGAAGGCTGGACAGATACAGGAATATGGACAACCTCATCTGAGCCCAGCCCTGACCGGCCTCCCCCAACAGAACGCCTGTGCCACCCCTGTCCCTGGGAGTGGACATTCTTCCAAGGAAACTGTTATTTCATGTCTAACTCCCAGCGGAACTGGCACGACTCCATCACCGCCTGCCAGGAGGTGGGGGCCCAGCTCGTCGTAATCAAAAGTGCTGAGGAGCAG AACTTCCTGCAGCTGCAGTCTTCCAGAAGTAACCGCTTCACCTGGATGGGACTTTCAGACCTAAATCACGAAGGCACATGGCAATGGGTGGATGGCtcacctctgttgcccag GTGGAGTCCACCCAAGGACAGGTTTTGA
- the LOC102121984 gene encoding CD209 antigen isoform X4, protein MSDSKEPRLQQLDLLEEEQLGGVGFRQTRGYKSLAGCLGHGPLVLQLLSFTLLAGLLVQVSKVPSSLSQGQSKQDAIYQNLTQLKVAVSELSEKSKQQEIYQELTRLKAAVGELPEKSKQQEIYEELTRLKAAVGELPEKSKLQEIYQELTRLKAAVGELPEKSKQQEIYQELSRLKAAVGDLPEKSKQQEIYQKLTQLKAAVDGLPDRSKQQEIYQELIQLKAAVERLCHPCPWEWTFFQGNCYFMSNSQRNWHDSITACQEVGAQLVVIKSAEEQNFLQLQSSRSNRFTWMGLSDLNHEGTWQWVDGSPLLPRWSPPKDRF, encoded by the exons ATGAGTGACTCCAAAGAACCAAGACTGCAGCAGCTGGACCTCCTGG AGGAGGAACAGCTGGGAGGCGTCGGATTCCGACAGACTCGAGGCTACAAGAGCTTAGCAG GGTGTCTTGGCCATGGCCCCCTGGTGCTGCAACTCCTCTCCTTCACGCTCTTGGCTGGGCTCCTTGTCCAAG TGTCCAAAGTCCCTAGCTCCCTAAGTCAGGGACAATCCAAACAAGATGCGATCTACCAGAATCTGACCCAGCTTAAAGTTGCAGTCAGTGAGCTCTCAGAGAAATCCAAGCAGCAGGAGATCTACCAGGAGCTGACCCGGCTGAAGGCTGCAGTGGGTGAGCTTCCAGAGAAATCCAAGCAGCAGGAGATCTACGAGGAGCTGACCcggctcaaggctgcagtgggtgaGCTTCCAGAGAAATCCAAGCTGCAGGAGATCTACCAGGAGCTGACCCGGCTGAAGGCTGCAGTGGGTGAGCTTCCAGAGAAATCTAAGCAGCAGGAGATCTACCAGGAGCTATCCCGGCTGAAGGCTGCAGTGGGTGATCTCCCAGAGAAATCCAAGCAGCAGGAGATCTACCAAAAGCTGACCCAGCTGAAGGCTGCAGTCGATGGGTTGCCAGACAGGTCCAAGCAACAGGAGATCTACCAGGAGCTGATCCAGCTGAAGGCTGCAGTGG AACGCCTGTGCCACCCCTGTCCCTGGGAGTGGACATTCTTCCAAGGAAACTGTTATTTCATGTCTAACTCCCAGCGGAACTGGCACGACTCCATCACCGCCTGCCAGGAGGTGGGGGCCCAGCTCGTCGTAATCAAAAGTGCTGAGGAGCAG AACTTCCTGCAGCTGCAGTCTTCCAGAAGTAACCGCTTCACCTGGATGGGACTTTCAGACCTAAATCACGAAGGCACATGGCAATGGGTGGATGGCtcacctctgttgcccag GTGGAGTCCACCCAAGGACAGGTTTTGA